The genomic segment GGGGAAGTTGGAGGATGTCCGCACCCACTGGGCTGCAAGGGAGACCCGAGACTGCGGCGGTTGCGTCGTCATGCCTGGGCTGGTGAATACCCATACGCACCTGCCCATGAGCCTGTTGCGCGGCCTAGTGGATGACCTGCGCCTGGACGTGTGGCTCTACGGCTACATGCTGCCCGTGGAGCGCGAGTTCACGGACGAGCGTTTCTGCCGCGTGGGCACGTTGCTGTCGTGCGCGGAACTGATCCGTTCGGGCGTTACGTGCCTGGCCGACATGTACTACTACGAGGACACCGTCGCGGAGACGGTGGCCGAGGCGGGGTTGCGGGGAGTCTGCGCTGAGACCATCATGAAGATTCCCACGCCGGATGCCGAGAGTTACGACGAAAGCCTGGACTATGCTCGGCGCTTTGTGGAAAAGTGGCATGGCCACCCGCTTATCACTCCCGCGTTTGGGCCTCATTCCATCTATCTGTGCACGCCAGAGATTCTGCATGCTACGTCCATGCTGGGCTTGAAGTACGATGTCCCGCAGTTGATTCACATCGCGGAGACTGACCTGGAGGTGCGCGAACTCGTTGAGAAATTGGGCGAGTCGCCGGTCATCTGGATGCAGAAGCAGGGACTGCTCGTCGGCAAGATGTTGGTGGCGCATGGCGTCCATCTAACCGACGGCGAGATGCGGCTTCTGGCCGAGCGGCGTATCGGCGTGGCACACAATCCGACGAGCAATCTGAAGTTGGCCAGCGGCATCGCCCGCGTGATGGCCATGCGTCAGAGCGGGGTCAGCGTGGGGCTTGGCACCGACGGGTGCGCTAGCAACAACGACCTGGACATGTTTGAGGAGATGCGGCTTGCGGCGCTGCTGCCCAAGGGCGTGTCGGGCGACCCTACGGCGTTGCCCGCGCGGGTTGCCGTGGAGATGGCGACGCTGGAGGGCGCACGCACTCTCTATCTGGATGCGGAAATCGGCTCGCTGGAGCCAGGCAAGTGGGCCGACATCGTCGTGGTGAACCTGGACACGGTGCATGAAACCCCGAAGTTCGCAATTTCGGACAACAACGTGTACTCGCAGTTGGTGTACGCGGCGAAGAGCGCGGACGTGCGCGATGTGGCTGTCGCTGGGCGCTTCCTGATGCGAGACCGAGAACTGCTCACGATAGACGTGGCCGCTGTCCGCTCGGACGCCGAGGCCATGGCGGCCCGAATTGACCGTTTTCTGGCAGCCCGCGAGGAGGATTTGGTGGACAAGATCGTGGGCATCGGTGGCGTGGAGCAGCAGGAGACTTTTGAGGTGCAGGTGAAGGTGCGGCTGCCCGATGAGAGCGCCCTGCGGCACTTGCTAGGGCACAGGGATGTCAGCGTGATTCGCGAAAGCGTGCGCCGCCAGTACGATACCTACTTCCTGTTTGAAGATGCGGACAAGGGCCACGTTCGGTATCGCGAGGACAACGTCATCCAGCCCGATGGTTCGCTGGCGCCCCGCTACGGCCTGACGCTGCGGGGGCCAACTCTGGAGCGGGTGTATGAGAATTCCGTCATTCTGTCGCGCTCGCGATTCAGCGCCGTTGCCGACCGCTCGCTACGTTTCTACAGGGAGTACTTCCAGCCTGACCGCATTAAGGAGGTGAACAAGGAGCGGCGCCGCTGGCGTATTCAGTACAAGGGCGTGGATTTTGAAGTCAACGCCGACCGGCTCTTCAAGCCCGCGTATGAAGACCTGTTTCTTGAGGTGAAGAGCCGCACCTGGTCGGCGAAGGACGCTCTGGCAAAGGCACAACTCATCGGCGAGATGTTGGAGATCATGAGCGTTTCGCCGGAGCAGATTGTGCGAAAGGAATATGTGGACTTCTAGCGGCGGCGTCGCGGTGGGACGCACAAAGGCCCTTCCCAGTCGGAAGGGCCTTTTCTATGCGCGGGTGGGTCAGGCTACTTCAGGTACTTGTCCAGCAGAAGGCTGAGTTTCTGGCGGGTGGCCGGCGGGATTTTGGCCGGGTTGGTGATGATGGCATTCTCCAGGGCGTGGGGACACGGGCAGGTGGTCGGGCTGCCCAACGTAGGGACGGCCAAGCGGATGATTCTCTTGGCCATTTCCACGTTCTTCTGGAGGTTCTGCACGATCATCTCTACGGTAACGGCCTCTTCGGATTCGTGCCAGACGTCGTAGTCGGTAACGAGGGCCAGGGTGGCGTAGCAGATTTCCGCCTCGCGCGCGAGTTTGGCTTCGGGAAGCGCCGTCATGCCGATGACATCCACGCCCCACGACCGGTAGATGCGCGATTCTGCCTTCGTGGAGAATTGCGGCCCCTCCATGACGACCATCGTCCCGTCCTTGTGGACGGTGGCCCCTGCTTTCTGCGCGGCGACGTAGAGTTTCTCGCGCATGTCGGGGCAGAACGGCTCGGCGAAACTGATGTGGACCACGACCCCGTCGCCGAAGAACGTGCTCGGGCGTGCCTTGGTGCGGTCAAAGATCTGGTCGGGGATGACGATGTGAAGCGGGGCGATCTCCTGCTTCATGCTACCGCAGGCGCTGATGGCGATGATGCGCTGCACTCCCAGGCTCTTCAGGGCGTAGATGTTTGCGCGGGCGGGCAACTCCGATGGGGAGATGTAGTGCCCTCGCCCATGACGGGGCAGGAATGCGACCCTCACGCCCTCCAGGGTGCCGACGATGATCGCGTCGCTGGGATCGCCAAAGGGGGTTTTGAGGCGAATCTCCTCAATCTGGGTCAGGTTCTCCATTTCGTAGACACCGCTTCCGCCGATGACGCCAACGAGTACGGGTTCCATACGCTTGCCTCCTGAGGTGATCACGGGAGGATTATACACGCAGTTGGGCGTGTTGCCAACTGCGTTGAGCCTTTTCAACCCCTGTCGCTTCCGGTGCCACAGGTGGGGAGTGAGCGGAAGATGCGCGCACGTGCAATTTGACGTCGGGCCTGCACACGGCTAGAATATGTCTGTCCAGATTGACTTACCGGTCGGTCAGCACAAGTCTATGAGGATGGGCATGATGGAATCCACCAGGGCGCGCATCCTGCAGAAGGCGGGGGAACTGTTCGCCACGCGGGGCTACCGCGCGATCTCCATGCGGGAGATCGCTGCCGAGTGTGGCATCAGCAAGCCCGCCATCTACCATCATTTTCAGGATAAGAAGCACCTTTATCTGGAGGTGCTGGACCGCGAATTGGAGCGCCTGGTAGTCGCGTTGGATGAAGCCGGCGCCATCCCCGGCACGGCGATTGAGCGGCTATCTCGGCTGGTGCGGTGCTACCTGGAGGCCTTGCACCGCCGCCTGTCGCTCCTCCAGTTGCTTTTTCGCGACATCGGCGACCTTGAAGGCGAGATACCGGACTTGGCGAACAAACGTGGCGAAGGGGTGCTACGACCCTTCGTCGCCCTGATTCAGGAGGGTATCGCAAGGGGAGAATTCCGGCCTGTAGATGCGACGCGGACGGCTTTGTCGCTGGTCGGCATGATGAATATCTTCGTAACGCGCACACTATTGCGGCCTGACCTAATCATTGGTGAAGAGGACGTCCTGCACACGGTGGATCTGGCTCTGAACGGACTGATTCCGCGATAAGAGACTGAGGAGGTGCGAAGATGTTCCGGAAGTTGGCTCAGTTCGCCTTCCAGAAGCGCTGGATTGTTGTCGTCGTATGGGCGGTGTTGGCTGCGCTCATGGTTGCGTTCGCGCCGCCGCTCGCGAAGGTGGGAATCACGGATCAGGAGGCCTTTCTGCCGTCGGGTGCGCCGTCGGTGCAGGCAGGGCGCTTGATCGCCGAGAAGTTCCCCCAGGATTCTGCGCTTGGCGACACCATCGTGTTTTTCCGCGCTGCCGGCCTTACAGATGCGGACCTGACGTATGCGCGCAACGTGGAAGATTGGCTGCGTTCCCCCGATGCTCCAAGCGAGGTGTCCAAAGTCATCTCGGTGTTCACCAACCCTGAACTGGAACCGATGTTGCGGAGCGCCGACGGTACGGCGATGCTCATGTCTGTTGAGTTCTCCACGGCGGTGTCTTCGGCACCCACTCACGAAGCGGTGAATCGGATTCGCGAGTACCTGAAAGGCAGTCCGGCCGGGCTTGAGGTGTATACGGCCGGCTCCGCGTCTGTCGCCCGCGACACCCTGGAGACGGTAAAACGCAGTCTGGATCGGACAACGTGGGCCACGATCGCCCTCGTGGTGGTGATTCTGCTGGTGATCTATCGTTCGCCCGTGGCGGCGCTGGTCCCATTGGCGACAATTGGGGTGGCCTACCTTGTCTCCACTGGAGTGCTGGGATTTCTGGCCCAGGCCGGTGTCAAGATGAGCACACAGATGGACATATTCGCCGTCGTGGTCATCTTTGGCGTGGGGACGGACTACTGTCTCTTCATCGTGTCTCGGTTCCGCGAGGAACTCCATCGCCAGCCCACGCGCTTTGAGGCGGGCGTGCGGACGATGGAGAAGATCGGCATGGTCATCGCGGCCAGCGCGACGGT from the Chloroflexota bacterium genome contains:
- a CDS encoding amidohydrolase family protein translates to MDADILFAGGVVVTMDAGRRVIRDGAVAVRDGRIVAVGKLEDVRTHWAARETRDCGGCVVMPGLVNTHTHLPMSLLRGLVDDLRLDVWLYGYMLPVEREFTDERFCRVGTLLSCAELIRSGVTCLADMYYYEDTVAETVAEAGLRGVCAETIMKIPTPDAESYDESLDYARRFVEKWHGHPLITPAFGPHSIYLCTPEILHATSMLGLKYDVPQLIHIAETDLEVRELVEKLGESPVIWMQKQGLLVGKMLVAHGVHLTDGEMRLLAERRIGVAHNPTSNLKLASGIARVMAMRQSGVSVGLGTDGCASNNDLDMFEEMRLAALLPKGVSGDPTALPARVAVEMATLEGARTLYLDAEIGSLEPGKWADIVVVNLDTVHETPKFAISDNNVYSQLVYAAKSADVRDVAVAGRFLMRDRELLTIDVAAVRSDAEAMAARIDRFLAAREEDLVDKIVGIGGVEQQETFEVQVKVRLPDESALRHLLGHRDVSVIRESVRRQYDTYFLFEDADKGHVRYREDNVIQPDGSLAPRYGLTLRGPTLERVYENSVILSRSRFSAVADRSLRFYREYFQPDRIKEVNKERRRWRIQYKGVDFEVNADRLFKPAYEDLFLEVKSRTWSAKDALAKAQLIGEMLEIMSVSPEQIVRKEYVDF
- a CDS encoding TetR/AcrR family transcriptional regulator, whose product is MMESTRARILQKAGELFATRGYRAISMREIAAECGISKPAIYHHFQDKKHLYLEVLDRELERLVVALDEAGAIPGTAIERLSRLVRCYLEALHRRLSLLQLLFRDIGDLEGEIPDLANKRGEGVLRPFVALIQEGIARGEFRPVDATRTALSLVGMMNIFVTRTLLRPDLIIGEEDVLHTVDLALNGLIPR
- the mtnP gene encoding S-methyl-5'-thioadenosine phosphorylase, which produces MEPVLVGVIGGSGVYEMENLTQIEEIRLKTPFGDPSDAIIVGTLEGVRVAFLPRHGRGHYISPSELPARANIYALKSLGVQRIIAISACGSMKQEIAPLHIVIPDQIFDRTKARPSTFFGDGVVVHISFAEPFCPDMREKLYVAAQKAGATVHKDGTMVVMEGPQFSTKAESRIYRSWGVDVIGMTALPEAKLAREAEICYATLALVTDYDVWHESEEAVTVEMIVQNLQKNVEMAKRIIRLAVPTLGSPTTCPCPHALENAIITNPAKIPPATRQKLSLLLDKYLK